The following are encoded together in the Bradyrhizobium algeriense genome:
- a CDS encoding L,D-transpeptidase family protein — protein sequence MGRLFAGLMLLVCLSPPAFAGLDAAAINNAEFKGKLPADDKINPAIVKAQVLLARTSFSPGEIDGKLGENAEKALRAFAESKGLAVSKQPLTSEVWGALLATGSDPIVVDYKITEKDVKGPFLKKLPAKMEDLKGLKSLDYTSPREAIAERFHMSEALLAALNPGKKFDEAGQTIAVINVAIKESKSAVTRVEVDKMSQTVKAFANSELIAFFPATVGSEEKPSPGGVLKVISIDANPYYRYNPDYKFKGVKSKRAFKIKPGPNNPVGSQWIGLSAEGYGIHGTPNPSKVSKSESNGCVRLTNWDADRLARLLKKGVEVAFIEREAANKK from the coding sequence ATGGGCCGCTTGTTTGCTGGGCTGATGCTGCTGGTCTGTCTCTCCCCTCCAGCCTTCGCGGGCCTTGATGCGGCGGCGATCAACAACGCCGAATTCAAAGGCAAGCTGCCGGCCGACGACAAGATCAATCCCGCAATCGTCAAGGCGCAGGTGCTGCTCGCCCGCACCAGCTTTTCGCCCGGTGAGATCGACGGCAAGCTGGGCGAGAACGCCGAAAAAGCCCTGAGGGCGTTCGCCGAATCCAAAGGCCTGGCCGTGAGCAAACAGCCGCTGACGTCCGAAGTCTGGGGTGCCTTGCTGGCTACCGGATCGGACCCGATCGTCGTCGACTACAAGATCACGGAGAAGGACGTCAAAGGGCCGTTTCTGAAGAAACTGCCGGCGAAGATGGAAGACTTGAAGGGTCTCAAATCGCTCGACTACACCAGCCCGCGCGAGGCCATCGCCGAAAGGTTTCACATGAGCGAGGCTTTGCTTGCGGCTCTCAACCCCGGCAAGAAATTCGACGAGGCCGGTCAAACGATCGCGGTGATAAACGTCGCGATCAAGGAGAGCAAGTCAGCCGTGACGCGTGTCGAGGTCGACAAGATGTCCCAAACCGTCAAGGCCTTCGCGAATTCCGAACTGATCGCGTTCTTTCCCGCGACCGTGGGAAGCGAGGAGAAGCCGAGCCCCGGCGGCGTTCTCAAGGTAATCTCGATCGATGCAAATCCGTATTATCGCTACAACCCGGATTACAAGTTCAAGGGAGTCAAATCCAAACGAGCCTTCAAGATCAAGCCCGGCCCCAACAATCCCGTAGGCTCCCAATGGATCGGACTTTCAGCGGAAGGATATGGCATTCACGGCACTCCCAACCCGTCGAAAGTCAGCAAGTCGGAGTCGAATGGCTGCGTGCGCCTCACCAACTGGGACGCCGACCGGCTGGCAAGGCTCCTGAAGAAGGGCGTAGAGGTCGCCTTTATCGAGCGCGAGGCGGCCAACAAGAAGTGA
- a CDS encoding helix-turn-helix transcriptional regulator, producing the protein MEPLVRSLKPRNHQLQPAGIAVFRYRKPFCSPAACFSGAKRGSALAPSLNSSRLVRSVDGVLGGRNLFDVRKLEDAGKRLGDAVLDPLVWTELMEDICQAADAKGAAMLQGDVRTEDIPRTEAISEYIDNYFHHKFHVADVRAARGVPLLQAGADVVTDADLFKSEAEMLRDPLYANLAGYRLKWFAAVGFRAGPALWGLSLQRTPQEGMFERDEVKALSQLSRRLTEVATLSNAVGRAAILNVTNALDLVQRPALAIDRHGGLLGLNRRMEAYVGHEILVRNNRLVLHDSRANSELSEVIDRLKETSDLQACRFDPIIVRRESKRPLVLKALPVPPAARSPFLGARAVLVLNDLEGAATVNPDMLGKVFELTPAQANLAGKLATGSSMETAAAELGVTVETARSHLKSIFNRTGTHRQGELVALLNRLSR; encoded by the coding sequence TTGGAGCCGCTCGTCCGCAGCCTGAAGCCGAGGAATCATCAGCTCCAGCCTGCCGGCATAGCGGTGTTTCGATACCGCAAGCCTTTCTGTTCTCCAGCTGCGTGCTTTTCCGGCGCAAAACGAGGCTCGGCGCTTGCTCCTTCGCTAAACTCAAGCAGACTGGTTCGGTCGGTCGATGGAGTCTTAGGGGGCAGAAATTTGTTTGACGTTCGAAAGCTCGAGGATGCCGGCAAACGCCTCGGCGATGCCGTCCTGGACCCATTGGTCTGGACCGAACTGATGGAGGACATATGCCAGGCCGCCGATGCCAAGGGCGCGGCCATGCTCCAAGGCGACGTGCGAACCGAGGACATTCCAAGGACCGAAGCCATCTCCGAATATATCGACAACTACTTTCACCATAAATTCCACGTGGCCGACGTAAGGGCCGCGCGAGGTGTTCCGCTTCTTCAGGCAGGCGCTGACGTGGTTACGGATGCCGATTTGTTCAAATCGGAAGCCGAGATGCTGCGCGATCCGCTTTACGCAAATCTCGCTGGATATCGATTGAAGTGGTTTGCCGCGGTCGGTTTCAGGGCTGGTCCGGCCCTATGGGGACTATCTCTTCAGCGCACCCCTCAAGAAGGAATGTTCGAGCGCGACGAGGTGAAAGCGTTGTCGCAGCTTTCGCGCCGCCTTACAGAAGTCGCGACGCTTTCCAACGCGGTTGGCCGGGCCGCAATCCTGAACGTGACGAACGCCCTTGATCTTGTGCAACGACCTGCATTGGCGATTGATCGCCATGGAGGATTGCTTGGCTTGAACCGGCGGATGGAGGCCTATGTCGGCCACGAAATCCTCGTTCGAAACAATCGGCTGGTGCTTCACGACAGCCGCGCCAATTCCGAATTGTCCGAAGTGATCGACCGGCTTAAAGAGACGTCGGACCTGCAGGCTTGTCGGTTCGATCCGATCATCGTAAGGCGAGAGAGCAAACGGCCTCTGGTGCTGAAGGCGCTACCCGTTCCGCCGGCGGCGCGAAGTCCGTTTCTTGGCGCGCGCGCCGTGCTCGTACTGAACGATCTCGAAGGCGCTGCGACGGTCAATCCGGATATGCTTGGGAAAGTCTTTGAGCTCACGCCGGCACAAGCCAATTTGGCGGGAAAGCTAGCGACAGGCAGTTCTATGGAGACGGCTGCGGCCGAACTGGGTGTCACGGTGGAAACAGCCCGAAGTCATCTCAAGTCAATTTTCAACAGAACCGGCACGCATCGCCAGGGCGAACTCGTGGCGCTCCTTAACAGGCTGTCTCGTTAA
- a CDS encoding potassium channel family protein translates to MSFASIQKNVRRLYEGATTQGVRFRYALLVFDIVTVLFIIATSFLPSNDVTEALDVLFGVVILADFSARLLVSRHRLLEFTRFSTWTDIVAIISFLAPLAGEAGGFLRILRTLRLLRDYQMLARMREDSTFFRRNEEVIFAVTNLAVFIFVMTAIVYETQKFRNPLIANYADALYFTVTALTTTGFGDITLSGTTGRLITVVIMIFGVTLFFNLARALLSPNKVRFACPTCGLQRHDSDAVHCKACGTVLNIPDEGLM, encoded by the coding sequence ATGTCATTTGCTTCCATCCAGAAGAATGTCCGGCGCCTCTACGAGGGCGCTACGACGCAGGGCGTCCGATTTCGCTATGCACTGCTGGTGTTCGATATCGTCACTGTCCTCTTCATCATTGCGACGTCGTTTCTTCCTTCCAACGACGTCACCGAAGCGCTCGATGTGCTGTTTGGCGTCGTGATCCTCGCTGATTTTTCCGCGCGGCTGCTCGTCAGCCGGCATCGGCTGCTTGAGTTTACCCGCTTCTCGACCTGGACCGATATCGTCGCGATCATTTCATTCCTGGCGCCGCTCGCGGGAGAAGCTGGCGGGTTTCTTCGTATCTTGCGAACATTGCGGCTGCTCCGCGACTACCAGATGCTGGCGCGGATGCGCGAAGACAGCACGTTCTTCCGGCGCAATGAGGAAGTCATTTTCGCCGTCACCAACCTTGCGGTATTCATCTTCGTGATGACCGCGATCGTTTACGAAACGCAGAAGTTTCGCAATCCTCTGATCGCGAATTATGCGGACGCACTGTATTTCACCGTGACGGCGCTGACGACGACCGGCTTCGGCGACATCACCCTGTCGGGAACGACCGGCCGCCTGATCACGGTCGTCATCATGATTTTCGGCGTCACCCTGTTCTTCAATCTCGCCCGCGCGCTGCTCTCGCCCAACAAGGTGCGGTTTGCGTGCCCGACCTGCGGACTGCAGCGCCATGACAGCGATGCGGTTCACTGCAAGGCGTGTGGCACGGTGTTGAATATTCCCGACGAAGGTTTGATGTAA
- a CDS encoding acetyl-CoA C-acetyltransferase, with translation MARPVFIVDGSRTPFLKARSGPGPFTPVDLAVQCGRPLLARQPFAPNAFDQVILGCVNVIADEMNPARVAALRLGMGEKMVAFTVQINCGSGMQSIDTAYRYIREGVSDLILAGGAEALSHAPLVWPQQGVRWFAGLAGAKGIGAKIMAALKVKPSYFKPIIGLERGLTDPVTELNMGQTAEVVGHLFGVTRAQSDAYAAESHKRLARAQSEGWLKGEVETAFARDGKFYDHDDGVRPDSTAESLAKLKPVFERPWGKVTAGNSSQITDGASWVILASEEAVAKHGLTPKAVILDSQWSALDPGIMGLGPVLSATELLKRNELTLSDIETWELNEAFATQVLGCLAAWNDEKFCKEILGIDGAAGELDQSKLNVDGGAISLGHPVGCSGNRIVLHLVNAMKRLGTRRGIATECIGGGQGGAMLIETV, from the coding sequence ATGGCAAGACCGGTCTTTATTGTCGACGGCAGCCGGACGCCGTTCCTGAAAGCGCGTTCCGGTCCCGGCCCGTTCACGCCGGTCGATCTCGCCGTACAATGCGGCCGGCCGCTGCTGGCGCGGCAGCCTTTCGCGCCCAACGCTTTCGATCAGGTCATTCTCGGCTGCGTCAACGTCATTGCCGACGAGATGAATCCGGCCCGCGTCGCCGCGCTGCGGCTCGGCATGGGCGAGAAGATGGTCGCTTTCACCGTGCAGATCAATTGCGGTTCCGGCATGCAGTCGATCGACACGGCTTACCGCTATATCCGGGAGGGCGTCTCTGACCTGATCCTGGCCGGCGGCGCGGAAGCGCTGAGCCACGCGCCGCTGGTGTGGCCGCAACAGGGCGTGCGCTGGTTCGCAGGCCTTGCCGGTGCCAAGGGCATCGGCGCAAAAATCATGGCGGCGCTGAAGGTGAAGCCCAGCTATTTCAAGCCGATCATCGGGCTGGAACGGGGGCTCACCGATCCCGTCACCGAACTCAACATGGGCCAGACCGCCGAAGTGGTCGGCCATCTCTTCGGCGTTACGCGCGCGCAGTCGGATGCCTATGCCGCCGAAAGCCACAAGCGGCTGGCAAGAGCGCAATCGGAAGGCTGGCTCAAGGGCGAGGTCGAAACCGCGTTCGCCCGCGATGGGAAATTTTATGATCACGACGACGGCGTGCGGCCGGACTCGACGGCGGAGAGCTTGGCAAAACTGAAGCCGGTGTTCGAGCGTCCGTGGGGCAAGGTCACCGCCGGCAATTCCTCGCAGATCACCGACGGCGCGTCCTGGGTGATCCTCGCGTCCGAAGAAGCCGTCGCAAAACACGGCCTGACGCCGAAGGCAGTCATTCTCGACAGCCAGTGGTCGGCGCTCGATCCCGGCATCATGGGACTCGGCCCGGTGCTGTCGGCGACCGAGCTTTTGAAGCGCAACGAGCTGACGCTTTCCGATATCGAGACCTGGGAATTGAACGAGGCGTTTGCGACGCAGGTGCTGGGCTGCCTCGCCGCCTGGAACGACGAAAAATTCTGTAAAGAAATTCTCGGAATCGATGGCGCGGCCGGCGAACTCGACCAGAGCAAGTTGAATGTCGACGGCGGCGCGATCAGCCTCGGCCATCCCGTGGGCTGCAGCGGCAACCGTATCGTGCTGCACCTCGTCAATGCCATGAAGCGGCTGGGCACACGGCGCGGCATCGCTACCGAATGTATCGGCGGCGGGCAGGGCGGCGCGATGCTGATAGAGACGGTGTGA
- a CDS encoding acyl-CoA dehydrogenase, with translation MSFRRDFISKPIFAFARGAMPAMSDTEREALEAGDVWWDADLFTGNPDWSKLLAVAPATLTEEEKAFLNGPVDELCAMLDEWKINWEWRDLPPEAWAFIKRHKFFGMIIPKEFGGLGFSPYAHSDVVRKLSSRSLIAAVTVMVPNSLGPGELLMRFGTKEQQDRWLPRLAEGADIPCFGLTSPEAGSDAASMVDTGIICKGNFEGREVLGLRLNWHKRYITLGPVATLLGLAFKAYDPDHLVGDQEELGITVALIPTHLPGVEIGRRHLPAMQVFQNGPNRGRDVFIPMDYIIGGQERLGQGWKMLMTALAAGRGISLPSLSAAGAAYAARTSGAYARIREQFGISIGKFEGIEEPLARIAGTAYLLDAARRLTCAALNQGHHPAVISAIMKLHATERMRIAIDDAMDIHGGKTVIDGPQNYLGNLYRSVPVGITVEGANILTRNLIVFGQGAIRAHPYLLDEMNALGEADRANGLDAFDKAFWNHVGHSFKTMFRAWGRSWTFGLFAPAPHAGDATRFYRQLSRYSSAFALCADMALLTLGGALKRKEMLSARFGDILSELYLLSAALKRWQDEGRQQADFAALEWCMASGFKTIENRFAEILANLPNRFVAIILKFLIQPFGARVTGPSDRVVHRCAQLVLEPSAARDRLTSDLSAVDDDGGIARLEKAFLLVTAAEDVSKQMRAARLHDWKEAVKKGVITQADGEKLQAAHEAVAKVIEVDDFAAEALSPIYRKGADVHQFFQELGEQRAAS, from the coding sequence ATGAGCTTCCGCCGCGATTTCATCAGCAAGCCGATCTTCGCTTTCGCGCGTGGCGCCATGCCCGCGATGTCCGACACCGAGCGCGAGGCGCTCGAGGCGGGCGATGTCTGGTGGGACGCGGATCTCTTCACCGGCAATCCCGACTGGTCGAAGTTGCTGGCTGTTGCGCCGGCCACTTTGACTGAAGAAGAAAAGGCCTTTCTCAACGGCCCCGTCGACGAGCTCTGCGCCATGCTCGACGAGTGGAAGATCAATTGGGAATGGCGCGATCTGCCGCCCGAGGCGTGGGCCTTCATCAAGCGCCACAAATTCTTCGGCATGATCATCCCCAAGGAATTTGGCGGGCTCGGTTTCTCGCCCTATGCGCATTCGGATGTGGTGCGAAAACTTTCCTCGCGCTCGCTGATCGCGGCTGTCACCGTGATGGTGCCGAACTCGCTTGGGCCCGGCGAACTGTTGATGCGTTTCGGCACCAAGGAGCAACAGGATAGATGGCTGCCGCGTCTGGCCGAAGGCGCCGACATTCCCTGCTTCGGCCTGACCAGCCCGGAAGCGGGCTCAGATGCGGCGTCGATGGTCGATACCGGCATCATCTGCAAGGGTAATTTCGAAGGCCGCGAAGTGCTGGGCTTAAGACTGAACTGGCATAAGCGTTACATCACGCTGGGGCCGGTCGCGACGCTGCTCGGTCTCGCCTTCAAGGCCTATGACCCCGATCATCTCGTGGGAGATCAGGAAGAGCTCGGCATTACCGTGGCCCTGATCCCGACCCATCTGCCCGGCGTCGAGATCGGCCGCAGGCATCTGCCGGCGATGCAGGTGTTCCAGAACGGCCCGAACCGGGGGCGCGACGTGTTCATCCCGATGGACTACATCATCGGCGGACAAGAACGCCTCGGGCAGGGCTGGAAGATGCTGATGACGGCGCTCGCCGCCGGCCGCGGCATCTCGCTGCCGTCGCTCTCCGCCGCAGGTGCTGCCTATGCGGCGCGCACCAGCGGCGCCTATGCCCGCATCCGCGAGCAATTCGGCATTTCCATCGGCAAGTTCGAAGGCATCGAGGAGCCGCTCGCCCGCATCGCCGGCACCGCCTATCTGCTCGACGCCGCGCGTCGGTTGACCTGTGCGGCGCTCAATCAGGGGCACCATCCCGCCGTCATCTCCGCCATCATGAAGCTGCACGCCACCGAGCGGATGCGGATTGCGATCGATGACGCCATGGACATCCATGGCGGCAAGACCGTGATCGACGGGCCGCAAAACTATCTCGGCAATCTCTATCGCTCGGTGCCGGTCGGCATCACCGTCGAAGGCGCCAATATCCTGACGCGCAATCTGATCGTGTTCGGGCAGGGCGCAATCCGCGCGCATCCCTATCTCCTCGACGAGATGAACGCGCTCGGCGAAGCCGATCGCGCCAACGGGCTCGACGCTTTTGACAAGGCCTTCTGGAACCATGTCGGCCACAGTTTTAAAACCATGTTCCGCGCCTGGGGCCGAAGCTGGACCTTTGGCCTGTTCGCACCGGCGCCCCATGCCGGCGATGCAACGCGGTTCTATCGCCAGCTTTCGCGCTACTCCTCGGCGTTCGCGCTATGCGCCGACATGGCGCTGCTGACGCTCGGCGGCGCGCTCAAGCGCAAGGAAATGCTCTCGGCCCGGTTCGGCGACATCCTGTCCGAACTCTATCTGTTGTCGGCGGCGCTGAAACGCTGGCAGGACGAGGGACGGCAGCAAGCCGATTTCGCGGCGCTCGAATGGTGCATGGCGAGCGGCTTCAAGACCATCGAGAACCGCTTTGCCGAAATCCTCGCCAACCTGCCGAACCGGTTCGTGGCAATCATCCTGAAATTCCTGATCCAGCCGTTCGGCGCAAGGGTGACCGGTCCGTCCGACCGCGTCGTGCATCGATGCGCGCAGCTCGTGCTGGAGCCGTCGGCCGCGCGCGACCGGTTGACATCAGATCTTTCCGCGGTCGACGACGATGGCGGCATCGCCCGGCTGGAGAAGGCGTTCCTTCTGGTCACGGCGGCAGAAGATGTTTCCAAGCAGATGCGCGCCGCGCGCCTGCATGACTGGAAAGAGGCGGTCAAGAAGGGCGTCATCACGCAGGCCGACGGCGAGAAGCTGCAGGCTGCGCATGAAGCCGTTGCGAAGGTGATCGAGGTCGACGATTTCGCAGCCGAAGCGCTGTCGCCGATTTACAGGAAGGGCGCCGACGTGCATCAGTTCTTTCAGGAACTGGGTGAACAGAGGGCGGCGAGCTGA
- a CDS encoding flavin reductase family protein: MTEKDLHFYEPKNGHGLKHDPFNAIIAPRPIGWISSRDGKSNINLAPYSFFNAFCYHPPIIGFSSTNWKDSAGNIQDTGEFVWNLATMDLAKQMNATAAHVARDVDEFKIAGLTAAPCKLVNVPRVAESPVAFECKVTQIVQLQGANGDKAQAWLTLGEVVAVHIDKAFIQDGVYQTGLAHPIVRAGRRGDYFEIKPENMFEMIRPD, encoded by the coding sequence GTGACCGAAAAAGACCTGCATTTCTACGAGCCGAAAAACGGCCACGGCCTCAAGCACGACCCCTTCAACGCCATCATCGCCCCGCGGCCGATCGGGTGGATTTCCTCGCGCGACGGCAAGAGCAACATCAATCTGGCGCCCTATAGCTTCTTCAACGCCTTCTGCTATCACCCGCCGATCATCGGCTTCTCCTCGACCAACTGGAAGGACAGCGCGGGTAATATCCAGGACACCGGCGAATTCGTCTGGAATCTCGCCACCATGGATCTGGCGAAGCAGATGAACGCAACAGCAGCGCACGTTGCCCGCGATGTCGATGAGTTCAAGATCGCAGGGCTGACAGCTGCGCCCTGCAAGCTCGTCAACGTGCCCCGCGTCGCGGAAAGCCCGGTCGCCTTCGAATGCAAGGTGACGCAGATCGTCCAGTTGCAGGGTGCCAATGGCGACAAGGCGCAGGCCTGGCTGACGCTGGGCGAGGTCGTCGCCGTGCACATCGACAAGGCCTTCATCCAGGACGGCGTCTACCAGACCGGGCTCGCCCATCCGATCGTCCGCGCCGGCCGCCGCGGCGACTATTTTGAGATCAAGCCGGAAAACATGTTCGAGATGATCCGGCCGGATTGA
- a CDS encoding TetR/AcrR family transcriptional regulator, translating to MTLISEHIETDTRERILVVAERLFRQIGYQKTTVADIAKELKMSPANVYRFFDSKKSIHEGVARTLMGEVEVEARRIAQAPGPAKPRLRELLKTINRMNTERYVGDSKLHEMVEIAMEEDWDVCVAHIECCTGIIGEVIAQGVASGEFEAPDLPLAALCTCTGMIRFFHPQMIAQAVNKPSATIDQMIDFLFKALEPRKAN from the coding sequence ATGACGCTGATTTCGGAGCACATCGAGACTGACACCCGGGAAAGGATTCTTGTGGTGGCGGAGCGTCTGTTCCGGCAGATCGGCTACCAGAAGACCACGGTCGCCGACATCGCCAAGGAGCTCAAAATGAGCCCCGCCAACGTCTATCGCTTCTTCGATTCGAAGAAGTCGATTCACGAGGGCGTGGCGCGAACCTTGATGGGCGAGGTCGAGGTCGAGGCGCGACGGATCGCGCAGGCGCCTGGGCCGGCGAAACCTCGCCTGCGCGAGCTGCTCAAGACCATCAATCGGATGAATACCGAGCGTTATGTCGGCGATTCCAAGCTGCACGAGATGGTCGAGATCGCGATGGAGGAGGATTGGGACGTCTGCGTTGCCCATATCGAATGCTGCACCGGCATCATCGGCGAGGTGATCGCGCAGGGCGTGGCGTCCGGCGAGTTCGAGGCCCCGGACCTGCCGTTGGCGGCGCTCTGTACCTGCACCGGCATGATCCGCTTTTTCCACCCGCAGATGATCGCGCAGGCCGTCAACAAGCCCAGCGCAACGATCGACCAGATGATCGATTTCCTTTTCAAGGCCCTTGAGCCGCGTAAGGCGAATTGA
- a CDS encoding SMP-30/gluconolactonase/LRE family protein translates to MTRQERRDPQRLRDPEVSISRRTLVHGLAACAGATVAGVSGALAQGSPQGPVAPPSTITSPPRDFSPRGAPTTYFWDPDIIAVDPSFNDLAQPNTAIKRLHTGLLWAEGPAWSAQGRYLLWSDIPNNRQMRWSEDDGHISVFRTPSNNSNGNSFDFQGRQLSCEHLTRRVVRYEHDGTATVLADSYNGKKLNSPNDVVAHPDGSYWFTDPPYGGQLYEGEPDVAGGPSNSGGKLNPRIGQPAGFVPGKRELPTNCYRIDPSGRVDLVVTEEQVPDPNGLCFSPDYKKLYVASTGKGPGDTGPGGKGDMFVFDVGTDNKLTNHKRFSDFMVDGVKCGPDGVRCDVSGNVWCSSNAGRAVGYSGVTVWSPEGKLIGRIRLPEVCGNICFGGPKRNRLFMAASQSLYAVYTATQGAGPG, encoded by the coding sequence ATGACACGCCAAGAGCGCCGCGATCCACAACGGCTGCGCGATCCAGAAGTCTCGATATCACGACGAACGCTTGTCCACGGCCTGGCCGCCTGTGCCGGCGCCACCGTGGCCGGGGTCAGCGGCGCGCTGGCCCAAGGCAGCCCTCAAGGGCCAGTGGCGCCGCCGTCGACGATCACCAGCCCACCGCGCGATTTCAGTCCGCGCGGCGCCCCGACCACCTATTTCTGGGACCCCGACATCATCGCGGTCGATCCGTCCTTCAACGACCTCGCCCAGCCCAACACGGCGATCAAGCGCCTCCACACCGGGCTGTTGTGGGCCGAAGGCCCGGCCTGGAGCGCGCAGGGGCGCTACCTGCTGTGGAGCGACATTCCCAACAACAGGCAGATGCGATGGTCGGAAGATGATGGTCACATCAGCGTCTTCCGCACGCCGTCCAACAACTCAAACGGCAACTCGTTTGATTTCCAGGGCCGCCAGCTCTCCTGCGAACATCTCACCCGCCGCGTGGTGCGCTATGAACACGACGGCACCGCGACGGTGCTGGCCGATTCCTATAACGGCAAGAAGCTCAACTCACCCAACGACGTCGTCGCCCATCCGGACGGCAGCTACTGGTTCACCGATCCGCCCTATGGCGGGCAGCTCTATGAGGGTGAGCCAGACGTCGCAGGTGGCCCGAGCAATTCCGGCGGCAAGCTCAATCCGCGGATCGGACAGCCGGCCGGCTTCGTGCCGGGCAAGCGCGAACTGCCGACCAATTGCTATCGCATCGATCCCTCCGGCCGCGTCGACCTCGTGGTGACCGAGGAGCAGGTGCCCGATCCCAACGGCCTCTGCTTCTCGCCCGACTACAAGAAGCTGTATGTTGCCTCTACCGGCAAGGGGCCGGGCGATACCGGTCCGGGCGGCAAGGGCGACATGTTCGTGTTCGACGTCGGCACCGACAACAAGCTCACCAACCACAAGCGGTTCAGCGATTTCATGGTCGACGGCGTGAAATGCGGACCGGATGGCGTGCGCTGCGACGTCAGCGGCAACGTCTGGTGTTCGAGCAACGCCGGGCGTGCGGTGGGTTATAGCGGCGTGACGGTGTGGTCGCCGGAAGGCAAACTGATCGGCCGCATCCGCCTGCCCGAAGTGTGCGGCAATATCTGCTTCGGCGGCCCCAAGCGTAACCGCCTGTTCATGGCCGCCAGCCAGTCGCTCTACGCCGTGTATACGGCAACGCAGGGCGCAGGACCGGGTTGA